DNA from Toxoplasma gondii ME49 chromosome X, whole genome shotgun sequence:
GCCACGCATGCCTCCGCAAGGCTTGACGCATGGTGGGACTTTTTTGGCTCCAGTGTACATCTCGCTGAGCAGCTCTCACACCAGCCACTGACAGAGAAGCTGCGTATAGAAAGTCGCCGTCATGCGTATCAGCAAACTACCATGGACAGGTCCTTTCTACACTGATATCGGCGTCAAGGTACCCTGAACGGTTGCTCTCCCTTTCGCTGGTCTCGGTGTTTCCCTTCCTTCCCGAACAAAACACCCCCTTTTCCCGCTACAATGCCTTTTTACGTGTCCCCTTATTGACTCAACCGCGTTCTATCGCAGTCTTTGTCGTATAATACCGGACGAGAGAGTATTACCGTGTAGTACCATCGGCAGTGCGGATGCGGCAGAAGAGTCTGGTCCACGATGCGATACACAGTCATACGCAGGGTAGTCGCTGGAGAAAGGAACAGAACATCCCCTTCCCACGGGCGCATTTTTATAAGGGCCCTCGTGTGTACAGCCTTGAGACCGCTCCTCGAAACTTCCGTTCTTACGCAAGACCCGTCGCTTTTTCAGTTCGTCGGTGTCAGGCGCGTTTGTTTGTGTCTTCCGCTACCCCCAGTCTGTGTGTTGCCTCTATGTGTCCTGCGTCAGCGGGCACACATCTTCATTATATTCTCTCGTTGCGAACAAACGCGATTCAGCTGTGTCATTGTCCCCATCATGACAAACTGGAGGGGGCGCCGAGCTCCCGAACGACAGAGAGCTTTCGCGATGTTGTATCTGCTCACGCCATATTTACTGTTCTGCAGTGTGGCGGTTCCCAGCTGTTCCGCGAGCTGTAGCCTCTCTTGTGTGAAGAAAGCGCAGACGGATAGAACAGAAATAGACACTTCGTTGTCATCCACTTCCACAGGAAACTCGCACGCCTTACCGCCTGCCTCTGACCCCCTTGTccctgcctcctttctctctctcactgaGGAGGGCGCAGCAGTTGTTCGGGAGCAGGAAGTACTCCCGAAAGATGAAACACGAGAAACcgatgcagagacaaaaggagaaGCGGGTGAGAAGTCACAAAATAGCGCCTGTGACCTCTCGGGTGCAGGTGTCCCCCCTTGCTGCAGCAACTCATCCTGCAGAAACGGTCCTGAGCTTAGCAGTACCACGCAGTCACACCAGAATCTTCTCACGGCTACGCCTCTTCACTCCTCGGAAAGGCCTTCTGAGGCCTTGCCTACCTCGCATCGTTCTCTCGAGGCAGTTGACTCCTCGTACGTTCCACGGAAGAGGCAAGGAGAAATTACTCAACCCGCAAACAATGATGCTGCTGAGAAATCTGGAGGACAGGCTGAAGTTGTTGTCAGTTCTCATTCTCATTTCTCCAAACAAACTAGCGGTGATTTTGAGAAGGGTGATAAGCCACAGACAGTCGAAGATGCAAGGAAACACCTACCCCCTTCAGGGGAAGAAATTGAGGATGCATCGTCTCTTAAAACCGCTCCCAGTCCGGCTACAAATGTGACGCAACAGAGCAACGTAGAGTCAGCGGCACACGAGATACAAAGTGGTAAGCAGGGAAGTAGGCAACAGTCTGCTGCCGCGTTGGCTGAGAAGGCAGACACCGCTTCGACAGTagacgagaaggcagacaaaCCTGCAGACGATGGACCTAAAGAAGAGCTGCGTTCATCCGAGAAACGCTTCATGCAAGTTACCTCGCCTTCCGCCAAGGACAAGAAGAGCCCTGTGTTGGCTGAAAGTGGAACGAAGACTGAGGGCGGAAGTATGGCGGGAAACGAAGCATTTCAGACGCCGCAAGCTGAAAATGACCCACCGGCCTCATCCTACCCATCTTCTGGAGGAGGGTTTTCCATGCCGCTGTGGGTTTTGATGGTTTCTATTGTTGGTGTTATCGCCGTGGCAGTCGTGGGACTCTTGGTCATGTTCCTGTTCCTTCGAAACCACCGAACGCGCCAGCGCAAGAAGCAAGAAGCGAAACTCATGCTGAGGAGGATGATTCGTTCGAACTCCATCCCGACGCCTGAACTGGTTTCTCGTTATGCGCGAGAAATGCGTGCGGAGGACGATTTTGGCTCCGGAGAGAGCGGGTGCTCTCAATCTCAGACGGGTGACGGAACCGCTCCTTTGCCTCCATCGGACGGTGTTCCTGGGACCCCAAAGAAGCGATGTAGAGGCTCTAAAGCATATTTCATCAAAGTCGTAAAGCTGCCGTTTCGCAGCCGAAGAGAAGTGTCTTCTGCCGAGCAGGCAGCGAGCCCAGGAGAAACGCTCGAAAGGTCGCTTtcgacgtcttcttctctgtcgcatACGAAACCTGCGGCTTCGGTTCCCGACGAATCTCTTCCCAGCGTGTCCGACCCTCGCACCGTGTCTAGCGGAGGGCTCCCGAGCGGCtggaagaaagtggaaaacACTCTCGGTTTCTTTGCGTCGTTTTCGTCGAGGGACGGGATAGCAGATATCCCCTTATCTCCAGCTGGCATGTTTGACGTTCCAGAAGTGCGGCACGAGTTCGCTTCGACTCCGTCGCCGCAAGAGGCAAAGCGAGGCAGGAATAAATGGGTTGTCGTTGCTAGACACCAACACCTGCTTCACGCGCCTGCACAGAGTCTTAGCACTCTACGGAGTGACAGAGACGATGCTTGCTGTGATCGTCCGACGTGGACAAGTGACGTTTCAGACGATCCAGGAAGTGGCGGAGCCGGCGGCCTCGACCCCTCTCAAGGTTGGTCCAGCGACATTCCTTCTCACATGATGCAGACGGCCAttcacagagagacagaggtgaTTGATGAGGACGCAATTGTCGAGTTCGATGCAACTGTTCCCCTGGAAAACACAGACgagggcgacagagaggTCGAAACCGACAGTCGTCAGGGAGTAGCGACACAGACGTGAAACTGggagaaacagcgacaggTGCAAATGcctacacagagagagggaagtgGGGAGATGGAATAcaactttctctctcgggaGAGAAGATTGTGGAAAAAGAAATCAGGGGGGGCAAGTGTCCGCCGAAATGTCCTGAGGGTAGCTCGCTCCCAGGAACTGACGCAGAAAAGGACACTTGTGGAGGAACTCAGGCCACGCACATCTGTAGAAAGGTTCTAGTGTCGATTTAGCCAGGGACGGCGATCGAGAGAGGGGGTTTGCCAGTTTTCGGAAAAGTCCCGTCTCATATGCTGCCTTAGTATTCGTCCGCTggcgcttcgtctccctcttctgctccaCTGCATTTACAAATCAGGTTTGAATCGGGCATCATCCCTCGGCGTAGATGAGGATGGGTCTCGGGAGTGCCAGCGTCTCCCTGGGAGGGAACAACAACTGGCAAAACGCCTGTGGGTTTTTTCGCAACTGTCTGGGTCTCCGTTGCTTCGGCCACACGAGTCCACAGCTGCACAAACACAGACAAGACGAGATATCCGGAAGGCTTTTCCCCTCCAGATTAAATGCTGGAAAAGATGGCCTGGCACCCTTCAGGaccctctcttccttcttcgaaCGGGTTGCTCCGTGCTAACAGGTTTATGAGGCCGACAGTTAGTGAGGCTTAGGCGCTCGCATGACCTCGTGTTCGGAAAAAAAGTGTCTTCATCTCGTGATTCCTGTCCAGTCACGCCGCCTCTACAGACTATCCTTTCGCCCACAAAGAGAAGTTTTTGCCGCATCTCGAATTTTTCCACGGACATTTttacacagaaagagagatccAAGACATCGGTCGACCCTTCTTGCGGTACGCGTGTACAAAGAAGAAGTGCTCAATGACTAGGAGTAGTTTTTGCTTCCTCGCACCATTGTATGGCACTTTTTCATCGCCCTTGTGTTCTCCATCGtggggagaagacagagtcTGTTATGGTGTTTTCAGATGCATCTTGTGCCCGAAACCTTTACTCGGCGAACTCACTCTGTAAAAAGTATAGCAATACcggtcgctctcttcctctgtaaTACAATGT
Protein-coding regions in this window:
- a CDS encoding hypothetical protein (encoded by transcript TGME49_224010~Predicted trans-membrane domain (TMHMM2.0):115-138:490-513) is translated as MRYTVIRRVVAGERNRTSPSHGRIFIRALVCTALRPLLETSVLTQDPSLFQFVGVRRVCLCLPLPPVCVLPLCVLRQRAHIFIIFSRCEQTRFSCVIVPIMTNWRGRRAPERQRAFAMLYLLTPYLLFCSVAVPSCSASCSLSCVKKAQTDRTEIDTSLSSTSTGNSHALPPASDPLVPASFLSLTEEGAAVVREQEVLPKDETRETDAETKGEAGEKSQNSACDLSGAGVPPCCSNSSCRNGPELSSTTQSHQNLLTATPLHSSERPSEALPTSHRSLEAVDSSYVPRKRQGEITQPANNDAAEKSGGQAEVVVSSHSHFSKQTSGDFEKGDKPQTVEDARKHLPPSGEEIEDASSLKTAPSPATNVTQQSNVESAAHEIQSGKQGSRQQSAAALAEKADTASTVDEKADKPADDGPKEELRSSEKRFMQVTSPSAKDKKSPVLAESGTKTEGGSMAGNEAFQTPQAENDPPASSYPSSGGGFSMPLWVLMVSIVGVIAVAVVGLLVMFLFLRNHRTRQRKKQEAKLMLRRMIRSNSIPTPELVSRYAREMRAEDDFGSGESGCSQSQTGDGTAPLPPSDGVPGTPKKRCRGSKAYFIKVVKLPFRSRREVSSAEQAASPGETLERSLSTSSSLSHTKPAASVPDESLPSVSDPRTVSSGGLPSGWKKVENTLGFFASFSSRDGIADIPLSPAGMFDVPEVRHEFASTPSPQEAKRGRNKWVVVARHQHLLHAPAQSLSTLRSDRDDACCDRPTWTSDVSDDPGSGGAGGLDPSQGWSSDIPSHMMQTAIHRETEVIDEDAIVEFDATVPLENTDEGDREVETDSRQGVATQT